One window from the genome of Vanessa tameamea isolate UH-Manoa-2023 chromosome 13, ilVanTame1 primary haplotype, whole genome shotgun sequence encodes:
- the LOC113397933 gene encoding uncharacterized protein LOC113397933, with translation MNTTVVVVPASEDDRPASPPPPMTLKERRGSRGSPCANLPPLMIPSITPEPSPGRLSPSRISPQRPKEPASAPVIGNPPRRSRTRSEMPPDPPPRSPETPRPASVSPKHTFAFKIVLKKVESTPNTSFDRPEQ, from the coding sequence ATGAACACAACAGTAGTAGTTGTGCCAGCATCTGAAGATGATCGTCCAGCATCTCCTCCACCACCAATGACTTTAAAAGAAAGGCGTGGCTCTAGAGGTTCACCATGTGCTAATCTTCCGCCTCTTATGATACCATCTATAACACCAGAACCATCTCCTGGCCGCTTATCACCGAGTCGGATTTCACCACAACGACCAAAGGAACCAGCTTCAGCACCTGTAATAGGCAATCCGCCAAGGAGATCCCGAACGCGATCTGAAATGCCTCCAGATCCACCACCACGTTCACCTGAGACTCCACGTCCAGCATCTGTGTCTCCTAAACACACGTTCGcattcaaaattgttttaaaaaaagtagaaaGTACGCCAAATACATCATTCGATCGACCAGAACAATGA